Below is a genomic region from Isosphaeraceae bacterium EP7.
CCGAGGCGGGCCTTGTCTCCTATCGAGATCGCCTCGACGGCGACAAGGGAGCCAAGCCCCTGGCCGAGGTCGTCGCCCAGCTCAAGTCTGAGTCCGACTCCCGAGCCTATCGCCCGCCGACACCACCCCCCGCCGTGGACACGGATGAGCACCACGGCGAGGATCATACCTACTGATCCCCCGGGATCGCCTCGCCTGGAGAGTCAATCGGGCGGGGCGACCTCTTTTTGGATTCGTTCTAAGTTGTTTTTGTGATGATGGTTGCTGCGTGGAGGCATGAGGCCCGGAGCGACTCGGTCGAAAGTCCGTCGGCATCGCTGCGGAGGTGACCGCAATTCTTAGTTCGCTGCGATCTCGGCGCCGTTTGCAACGACGGATTCGGCCGGCTTGCGGGGCCAGGCGGCAGCGAGAAGCGCGAGGGCTTCGGGAGTCGCCCCTCCTCTGCGGGCGAAGCGACGGGCGGCGGCGGGGTTGTGGAGGAGTGGGATTCGCTCGATTTCGGCCTGAGTTCTGAGTCGAAGGCCGCCAGGGCCGCGGACGACGGCCCGGACCAGGATGGGCTTGGGGGGTGGGCCTCCGCTGAGCACCAGGGTCAGGCCGGCGGGGCCGGTCAGGATCAGTCGAGCCCCGACGAGGGCGTCGGTCGGCTCCTTTCGCCAGGCCTCGGCTTGCTTGCGGCGTCGGGTACGCAAGGCCGGGTCACCATCGGAGGCCTTGGCCTCCTGGCGACTTTCCTCGGGGGTCGACATCAGCCGGGTCGTGAACTGGCGATGACGCATAGCAAGGTCCACCAGGCCAAGCGCCGTGGTGGCCAGGGCGAGTGCCCCCACGAGCTCGCGGGCGGCACGCGCCGAAGCGATCGCGACGCCGCCGATGCCCAGGTCGGCCAGGCTCTGCCAGGCGGGAAGCCGCCAGCAGATGAGCCAGGCCGCGGCCAAGACGATGAGCGTCGCCCGGGCCAGGCCCCAGAGCCCACGCGAACCGCGCGAGACTAGGCTCTCCCCGTGGCCCGAGAGGCGTGCGATGTCGGGCACAAGGAGTTGCGGGGCGAAGAGGCCCATGACCTGCGTCTGGTGGGCCAGGATCGCCGCCAGCCATGCGCCGCCGACGATGCCCAGCAACGGCAACATGGACGAGAGGAGCGGTTCTCGCAGGGAATCAACCAGTGAGGAAGGGTCGATCTCGGGGCCAATCGACCCGGAGAGAGGCAGGGAGATCAGCGCGACGAGGCCATTGGCCAGGGCGTCACCCCAGATTCCGAGCAGGGCTACGCCGGCGAGCAGCCCGGCAGCGGCAGTCAACTCGGGACTATGGGGGACCTGGCCGTGCTCTCGGGCCATCAAGAGCCGACGCTTGGAAGGGGCCAGTGTCCTGTCTTCGGCGTCTTCCGACACGATCAATCCTCGGCGAAAGGTCTGAGCCGGACGAAGTGTTGCGAGTGGCTTGCGTAAAGGCGTAAGGTTGACGCTTTTTTGACGTCAGCGAGATAAGGCTGTTCGTCTCCATGTGCGAATAGGCGGCGAGGTTATTCGGTCAATCCCGCCACGGCCCAATCTTGCCAGGCATTCGAGAAGGTTGCGGCGAGCGTCGCGACACCGAGGCCGACCGTCAGCAGCCCGACGAGGAAGCGGACCGGAAGGGCCAGGGCGACGAGCTGGAGCGACGGGGCGGCACGGCCCAGAAGTCCCACGGCGAATCCGGCCAGCGCGATCGCCAACGCCGGCGGGGCGGCCGCGCGGATGGCCAACGAGAGGGCGTCGCCGACGCGGGCGAAGGCCCAGGCGGCCAGGTGCTCGGTGAGCGGGAGGCCGCCCAGCGGGACGACCTGATAGCTCTCGATGACCGACTTGACCAGGACCCAGGGGCCGTCGAGCGCGAGAAACGTCGCGACGGCCACGGCGCCATAGAGGTGCCCCAGCGGAGTGAGCCAGTCGCCCGCCTCGGGGTCGAAGAGGGCCGCCGGCGAGAGGCCCGCCTGGAACCCGACGATCTCGCCGGCCTGCCGAGCACCGGCCACGATCAACGCCGCCGAGAGTCCGAGCGCGCCGCCGGTGACGACCTCGGCCAGCAGCGACGTGACTCCGGCGGGCAAGCCTGGCCACGGAAGCGCCTCGGCGGACAGTGCGCCGGCACGCAGGACGGCCGGGGCCAGGGAAAGGCCCAGGAGCCCGGCGAGGATCAGGCGCATCCTGGCACCAAGGCCCGGCGTGCCGAGGGCGGGGGCGACCGAGGCCAGGCCGAAGAGGCGCGCGGCGACCAGGGCGACGGGCCACCAGGCCTGTAATCCGGTGAGCTGAGCCCAGCTTGCTTGGGTCATCGGGTCGCTCCGTCTGGCCGCATCAGAGCTTGTCCGGGATCGAGCCGATCAGCTCGACGGTGTAGGACACCCAGCGGGAGACCAGCCAGGGGAGCGCGACCATCGCCGCGAGCAGCACCGCGACGAGGCGCGGGACCATCGCCACGACGGGCTCGTGCATCTGGGTCAGGGTCTGGGCCACACCGACGAGCAGGCCTACCACCAGGGCCACCACCAGCAGAGGCCCGCCCAGCAGGAGCGCCATGCGTAGGGCTTCGGCCGACCAGTCGACAACGAGCGAGCTATCCATCGTGCCTCCCCTCCGATCGGTTGCTGCGAGAAAGGTCTAGGAGAAGCCGCGGAGGAGCATGCCGGCGACGAGCATCCAGCCGTCGGCCAGCACGAATAGGATCAGCTTCAATGGCATCGAGACCAGCGAAGGAGGGAGCATGAACAGGCCCATCGCGGCCAGTACGGCGGAGACGACGAGGTCGACCACCAGGAACGGGAGGTAGATGGCGAAGCCGATCCAGAGGGCCGTCGTCAGCTCGCTGAGCAGATAAGCCGGGGCGACCACGATCAAGGGGAACTCGTCGACGTAGTCGGGCTCGACGCGGCCGGGCCCGGGGGGGGCGGTGAGGTCGTGCAGCTCTTCGAGGTATCCCTGATGGCCCGTGCGGACGATCTGCCGGAGCATGAACGCCTTGATCGGGGCGGAGCCGGCCTCCCAGGCCTGGGTCGCATCCAGGCGATGCTCGGCGAACGGGGTGATGGCGTGGTCGTAGACGTCGGTCGCCACGGGCCTCATCACCAGGGCCGTGAGCAGCAAGGCAAGGGCGGAGAGCACCTGGTTGCCGGGGACCTGCGGGCTGCCGAGGGCCTGACGCAGGAGAACGAGCACGATGTTGATGCGCACGAAGGCCGTGACCATCAGCACCGCCGCGGGCGCCAGTGACACAGCGGCAAAGAGCGGCACGCCTTGCAGATTCTTGAACCAGTCCGTCGGCTGCATGGCCGGCGACCCGGTCGATGCCGAGGCAGCCGGAGCCTGGGCCTGCTGGATCGAAGGATCAGCGGGACTGATCGCGGGTTGGACCGACGAGACGCCAGTGACGGCTGGCGGTACCGTGACGACTGGCTTGGCCTTCACGGACTGAGGGGCTCGGTTGAGGCGAACCTGGGGCGGTTGCTCCTCGGGGCCGGCCCCGAGGATCGCGAAAAGAGTCGCGACACTCAGAGCGAGGACGAGCGAACGTGACGGATTCTTGAGGAGGTTCATGCTCATGCGCCTTCCCCCCGCCGGGCGTCCCGGGTGGCGAGGGTCGCGGCACGCGTCGAAGCCAGAAGTGGCGTGACGGCGGGCCGCCTGCCGACGCCTGCGAGCCGGCCGATCTCGTCGGCATCGTCGATTTCTCCGAGCAAGGATGGAGCCCCCTGGGCGCCGGTGCCGACAATCAGAATACGGTCGCCGACTTGCACCAGAGAAACCGCTTGCTTGGAGCCGAGGGACGTGCGGCCCAGCACCCGCAGGGTCGCCGGATCTCCTCCGGGCCGATAGCCGCGAGCCGCCAGGCTAGCCCATCCGAAGGCCGCGAGGGCCAGGCCCACCCCGGCCGTTCCCAGCCACCAGAACCCCGACGAAGCGGGCTCGGCGACGCTGCCGCGGGCCCCTTTGTTCGTCCGAGGGATGCGCCCGGCGGGTTCGTGATCGCGGGCCGTCGAGGGCAGGGCGAGCGTCGCCGGAGGCTCAACGGCCTTCGCAGGCGTAGAGATCCCGACGCAGACAAGCCACGTCAGCAGGACGAGGCGGGCCGCGACGGCTCGAGGTGTCGCGGGCGGTCCCGCGGGCCTTCGCAAATGCATCGGCGGATCCTTGCCGGGCCTGGGTGTCGGTTCGTGGGCTGTGGCCGCGCTCCGCGCGTCCGTTCGTGCCGAAAACGGCCTCTCGCCCGTCCCCTTGGATGGAGGCGGGCGGGAGGCGAATCGGTCGGGTCAGGCGACCATATCGGCCATATCTTCGGGGTCGTCGAAGGCGACCTGGCTGAAGCGGCTAAGTCGACAGAGCGCCTCGACGACGGCCCTCTGTGCCAGGCGGACGGACTCCAGGGAGACCGGCCCGTAATCCTCCATCGTCCGCTCGATCTGAGCGGCGAAGGCGGCGGGAAGCTTGGTGAGGATTTGCTTGCGGACGAAGGCGGGGGCACCGATGAGGGCCTCCAACACTTCGCCGGGGGTCACCTGGTTGAGGACGGCCCGCAGGTCGCCCGAATCCAAGGAGCCGAGGTCTTCGATCTCGACGAGGTCAGACAAGGATTTCCTCCTGGCCGCTCGGGTCCGGAAGCGTCAAGAGACCGAGGTCGTGGAGCTGGCGGAGCCGATCGGCCAGCTCGGACTGCGCGGCCTCCGCGTCGTCCAGCTTGAAGTGGCCCACCCGCGCGAGTTCGAAGGCCAGGGCGTCGGCCGAACCGGCCGGGAGCGCCCTGAGCAGCTTTTCACGCGCGGGCCTGGCGGCACCGGCCAGGGCCAGGGCCCAGGTCGCGGCATCTTCGTCATGGAACGCGCTGCACAAGTCTCTATCGTCCATCGTGACCACGTCATCGAACACGAATCGGAGCCGCCTGAGACCCAGGCCGTAAAATTCCTCAAGGACGGCTTGTTGTTCAGCGGGTGCGATGCGATCGAGCCGTGCGATTTCGAGGGTCACGGCCTCGACGGACGCCCGGTCGAGCTGCGCAAGGAGAAGCTGGGCAAGGGGTTGCTCCAAGCTGATGACGAGGATGGCCGCCTTGCGGATCTGCGACGAGCCATCATCGGCGGATTCGACGCCGTGGAGGTGCGGATCGGGGACGGCCTGGCCGTTGGTAGGGGTCCTGGCGTCGGCGCGGATCATGCGACCTGTCCCCCTTCGCCGATCCAGCGTTGGAGCACGCCGGCGGCGGCCTCGGGATTGTTGCGGATCAGGTCGCGGACCCTACCCGACGGTCCGGGGCCGGTGCCTGCGGCGTCGGTCTCGGCCAGGTCGAGCCCGGAGCCACCGCGCCTCGGCTGTGCGGCCACGATCGGGGCGGGCCTGCGGGCGAGCCGGCCCAGCAGCAGGGCCCCCAGCAGCGTGGAGATGGCCACGCCCAGGCCGAGCGCCACCGGGAACCAGGGCTCCGACCTCCATCCCGACGGTTGCGACGGGGGAGCGGTTACCGTCGCGTTCTCGGCGACCTGATCGGGGATCGTGATGATCTTGATCTCGCCGAGCTCGTCGGCCGGTACCAGGGCGGCGACGGCCGTCTGGATCAGAGACGAGGTCTTCTGGAGGTACGGGAGCAAGTCATCGGCCGAGGGAGAACGCCTCGGGACCGCGTCGCGGAAGCAGGCGACGTAATAACTGCGGGGAACCTGAATCAGGACCGTGGTCAGGCCTGGCCTGCGCGGTGCCGGGGCTTCGGCCACGGGGCCGGTCTCGGGCTCAGACTCTTCGTCGAGGCTAATCCCACGGTTGGCCAGTGCCCTGGGAGCTTCGGTCCCGATCGGGGCGACTGCCGGGGTCGCGGCGACGGGGACGGGGGCATCGACCCGGACAATGACGCGTAGTTCGCGAATCCAGTCGAGCCGAGAGGCGATGTCGGCCTCAAGCTCCTCCTGGCGCGCTTTCGCGAGCGAGAGCTGGCCGATCGATGGGTTGCCCGCGGCGAGATAGGGGTGGCCCTTGGTGTCGATGACGCTGACGGCGTCGGGCTTGAGGTCGGGCTCGTAGCCGACGAGGAGCTGAATTGCCTGGATCGTCTCGGAGCCGAGCTTCCGGTCGTGGGTCGTCTTCAGCCAGACCGACGCCCTGGGGGGCTCCCAACCGCGGAGACCGCTGCGTGTCCTGGGCCGGTTGATCGAGACGTGCGCCGAGTCGATGCCGTCGAGTTGGTTGATCTTCAACTCGAGGATGCGCTCCTTGATTCGGTTACGCTTCTCCTCGTGGGCGGCCGACGACTCGAAGATCGAGGAGTCCTGGAGCTGCTGCTCGAGGTCGGCGATGGAGATGGGGCCGACCTTCTTCTTCTCGATGGTGTCGGTGGCTTCCTTGATTTTTTCGGAACGGACGCCGATCCGGCCTCGCTCGTCGGAGCGGTGGGCGATCGACTTGGCGTCCAGGGCCCGGGTGATGGCCATGGCCTCATCGGAGTTGAAGGAACGCCCGTCATACAACCAGACCACGCTCTCGGCGGGCTGACCGTTGGCGAGGTATCCGGCGACGAGCGCCAGGGCCAGCGGGGCGATGAGCAGCCCGAGCCTGGCGGCGGGCGGCAGGGCCGCGGCCCAGCGTTTGGCGCGGGCGGCCTGGCCGCGGACCCGGCCCGGCAGCGAACCCGAGTCGGGATTGTCGGTCCGCATTGGCGTCCCCCTCCTGGCGACAGTTCCCCGGCCCGCGTCGTTCGACGACGCAGCCACTCCGGGCGCAGAGAAGGCGGGAATGGCCCGGCCGCGGGCGTCCCGGTCCGACACCGAACACCGGGACGAGGCCCGCCCGCCCGAAGGCAGTCAGGCACAGAATCCCCGATCCGGCTCGCCCCCGTCGTCCCTTCCTTGGGACCGCGGGGCCCTCATCGCTGCGAGTCGGGATTGGGCCACAATTCGTTCATCCTGTCAACGTGACAGGGCGAGGATGCCGGGGGGCCACGACACTGGCTCAGTGGTAGAACACCGGGCCCGCTCCGTCGCCGCCGGCCAGGCGGGCGCGCTCCTGGTCGGCAGGCAGGTAACGCGAGCCGATCGAGAAGAAGATCGAGCCGAGCGCCAGCATCGGCACCAGCGTGAGCATCCCCACGATGAGGTTCGTTGGGCCCGCAGGAGAGGGGACCGCGCCGGCACCCACAGAGGTCAGCCAGATGCCCAGGCCCGAGCCCGTGATCGAGGGCTTCCCGAACAGGTCGGAAAGGAAGCCGATCATCAGCGGCGAGCTGATGTCGCCGAAGAGATGCATCAGGAAGATGCTGATCGCGTAGCCCGCCGCGCGGCGATCGGCCGGCACGACGTTGGCCGTCACCGTGTTGCAAGGGCCGAGTACCGACGACATCACCACCGACGCGAGGAACAGCAGACTCAGGCTCGCCACCCTGTTCGGGTCCATGATGGCGCCGATGCTGAGCGGCAACGCCAGCGCCACCGCCGCCCCTCCCCAGATCATGTAAGCCCGGCGCATCCGCCGCTGGAGTCGATCGGCCCCCCAGGTGCCCAGGCCGATTCCGACCGCGCCGCCGAGCCCCATCAGAACGCCGATGATGCCCGTCTCACCGGGCGACATCCCGCGGACCCGCTGGTAGAACACCGCGCCCCAGGCGGCGAAGGCGCCCGTGGCGAACGTGACGGCGGCCAGGCCCGCCGTGTTGTAGACGAAGCTGCGGGTCTTCAGGATGCTGAGATATTCAGGCCAGCCCGGCTTTTTTGAGCTGTCCGATCCGGCGGAGCCCCCCCGGCCCGGGTCGTGGATCACGAGCGCGGCCAGCGACGCGGCAAGGCCGGGGAGGCCAACGATCCAGAAGGCGTGGCGCCAGCCGTAATGCTCGCCGACCCAGCCGCCGATCCCGTAGCCGACCGCGCCGCCTAGCGGCAGAGCCATGAAGTAAACGCCCATCGCGCGACCCCGCCATTTCGGCGGGAAGAGGTCAGCAAGTAAGGTCGGGGCCAGAATTCCATAACTGGCCTCGCCGATGCCGAGCAAGGATCGCCAGAAGAAGAGATGGCTGAAGTCGGTCGCGAACGAGGACCCGACCGTCGCCACGCTCCAGAGCGCCACGCCGAAGGCCATCAGCCGTCGCCTGTGGTAGCGGTCGCCCATCCAGCCGACCAGCGGCGACGCCAGCGTGTATACGATCATGAATGAGACGTCGAGCCAGCCCAGGCGCGTGTCGTCGAGGTTCAGGTCGCGGGCGACCAGCTCCTTCACGGAGAAGAACACGTAGCGGTCCACATAGTTCAGCAGGTTCATGCCGAACAGGACGGCGAGAGCGAACAAGGCCGCTCCCCGCGAAAACGCGGGCGTGGAGCCCGCCATCGGCCCCCGGGCTTCGAATTGAACGGGTTGCATCAAGGAGGGTCGCCAGGGCCAGCTCGGGGGGACATCCGCGAACGAGCCGGCATTCTACGCCACTGCCCCGCCCCCGACGAGTCGACCCGCCGGAGGAGCCTCCGCGTTCGGATCAGTCTCGCCTTGGCCGCGTGCGTTCCATCGGCTCGGCGCGGAGGAACAGGAGCAGCTCGGTGGTCGAGGGAACCGTCCCCGGCAACCGCAGGTTCATGAACCCGTTCTTGTTCGGGTGGAGGATGCCCGGCAGGATTCCGGCCGAGATCATCAACGTCTGGTTGAGCGGCCAGGCCTTGACCGTCTGGCTGAGGCGGGTGCCGCAAACCTCGGGCACCTCGACGGCCGCCTCGTTGGGCCCGACGTCGCGTGCGGCCAGCACCCGGGTCGAGTGCAGCCGGCGAACCGTGTTCGCGGTCAGCTCGATGGCGGCGTCCACGGCGTCGCCGTCGTAGGTCAACAGCGGGCTGATCTTCAGCTCGATCCCCTCGCGGATCGCCTCGGCCTTTGGCTGCGCCCCGAGCGCCGCGCCGCTGTCTCGCTGGAGGCTGCCGTTGTAGGTCTGCGAAGTGAACCGCTCGAACGTGAGGGTCTGGCCGTTGATGAGCTGGATGGTCTGGTCGGCCAGGTTGAGGAACCCGGGGGTGTCCTGCATCCGGGTCACAAGTTGAGTGGCCACGTCATGCGGCACGGTCCAGAGCCGCTGTCCCTGGGGGCCGGTCCCGATCAAATTCAGGCGGGCGAACTGGAGGTAACGCCAGCGGCTATCGCCGGCGGCGACCATCTGGACGCGCAGGGAGAGGATGTCGAACTCGGCCTCGGTGAACCGCTCGACGACCTCCTGGACCTGCTTGAGCACCTTCTCGGAGTGGTAGGCGGCCACCCGGGCGCGGCTGGCGCTTAGGGCGGCGATCTTGTCGTCGTGCCAGGGCCCGACCTCGGTTCTTCGGAAGACCCAGTCGACGATGGCCGACTGCGGCGCCGTGGCCTTGTGGGGAAGGGCTGTGTATCGCTTGATATCGAAGGTGCGCCAGTGCCGGCCGCCGTCGGTGCCGAAGTCGGCGGGGGGCTGGTCCTCGGTCGCGGGTTCTTCGGCCGTGTCTGCGTCGAGATCCTCGTCGACTGGGTCGCCCCGCTTCACCTTCTTGCGCGGCTCGTCGAGCTGGTCGGTGTCGTCGGAGACGGCGCGAATGCGGCCCGCCTTGGGCGACCCTGCCTTGCGCGGAGAGACCTGCTGCCCCAGCGCCCGGAAGGGAGCCAGTCCGCCCATGAGCATCGTCAGCCAGAGCGCCGAGCGTCGGTTCATCGCCGGGGGCCTCCTTGCCCAGATCCATCCAAGATGCCGTCTCCACCGACCCCGGGGAGAATCCTCCGCCCCGGTTTCAACCGGACCCTAACAGACCCCCAGGGATCGCTCAACCCCAATGCATCCCCGTCTTGGAATGCGACAATCGGGACGGGGCCGCCGCCCGGGTCCCGATCGTCGCTCGTGGTTGCTTCCTGGGACCGATGTCCGGTGGTCGCCTTATTTCGCCTCGATCTCACGCAAGCGAGCCTCGCTCAAGGTTTCGCTGTGAAGGTCACCAAAGAGGGCTGCATAGGTCCCGTCGTCGAGCTTCCAGCGGAGGAGGATCTTGTCCTTGTCCTTGGGACCGACGGACTTGCCGTGATAGGCGGCGTCGGAGTTTTCCCGCAAGATCACGTTGAGGTGGCCGAAGCCCATGCCGGCTTCCCGGATCAGCACCGACCTCTTGTCGCGGATTTGCTCGTCTGTCCTGGGCGGGAACTCGGCGAGCCCGCTCAGCTTGACCATCTCGTCGCGGGTCACGTCTCCGTAGACCATCTTGCCACGAGGATAATGCCCGCCGCTCAGCACCGCATAATTCGAGAGCGCCTTCGTCAGGTGGCCGATCTGCTCGGCGAGCGAAGGCGGCTTCGGTGTCGCATCGGTGTAGCCTTTAGGTGGCGTCGTATCGAACAGCCCGGGATCGATGGGCTGATTCCATCGGAAATTGTCCTCACGAATCAAGATATTTTGGCCTGATGTGTTCGTAGTGAAGAGCACGAGGACAGGGAGGCTGGATCGCGAATCGACCCAAATTTCGACGGGGCCGGGATAGGAGTCCGGGTCGATTTTTTTTGCATCGATGACGAAGCCGATGGCCGGCTTGCCGTCGATCTTCTTGGTGCCGAGCTGCCGGTCCGCCTCCCCCGAGTATCGGGCCAATTTCGCCATGACGAAGAGCGGAGAAACATAGCCTCTCCTTGGGCTGACACGGTCGTAAGTCTTCCTCCGGCGGTCGAGCCTGAGGCCTGGCCGATCGGAAGGCAGGATTTCCAGGGAATCTTGAAACGCCGGATCCTTGGAATCAGTCACGTAAGAATTCGGCGCCTGCCATGTGATCTCATCCCTGTGAAGGACTTGGCCCCGCGTTGCGACGGGCTTGCCCGGCTCTTGGACGGGCACCAGTTCTAACGAGATCAACATTTGGTACGAGGTCGCTTGTCGGATGCTCTCCGTAACCTTCTCCAGAGCGAACGCGGGCTTCGCGGTCATCCCCAACCAAAGCATCACGACCGCAGCCGCGGCCAGGACTCCAGTCCCGCTCAATGCAAATCGTTGTCTCATCGTCAGCCTTCCTATCCAGTGTGAAAGTTGACACTTGGCGACATGACGATGTGATGCTCGGATCGTCGGCAGGTTGGCGAGTAGCCGCCCGCGAGCCTCGTCGTGGCCCGGCTCGAACCGGGAATGGGCCTCGTCGAGCTCTCGGATGAGCGACTGCATCGCCTCGACCGCGGCCCGGCAGTTCGGGCACGAGGCCAGGTGCGGGCTTTCTTCGAACCCAAGAGCGATCTGCGCGAGCTGTTCTTGCGAGGGGCAGGCCATTGGCTACGCCTCCTTCTCGGCCCGGCCGACGTTGGCCGCAAGCCGGGCGATGGCCCGGCTCAGCAGCGCATAGAACCCGGATCGCGACAGCCTCAGGAGCGTTGCCGCCTGCCCTGCGTCCTTCTCTTGCAGGTAGAACGCGTGGATGGCCAGACGTTCACGCTCGGGAAGGCAAGCCAGCCCGCGAGCGACCGACTCGTGTTCCTCGGCGACTTCGAGCGACCCGTCCTGATCCGGATCGGACCAGGCTTCGGGCGATTCGGAGCCGGGGAACCTGAGCCGGTCGCGGCGAGAGGCTCGCCGACGCTCTCGCGCCACTTGCCGGGCGATCCCAACAATCCAGGCTCCGAACCGATCCGGTTGACGCAGCCGGCCGAGGTTGCGGTAGGCCCGCAGGAAACAGTCCTGCGTCAGATCCTGGACGGCCGCATCGCCCCTCGCCGAGCCCTGAAGGACGGCCCGGACGAGGCGCGCGTAACGGTCGTAGAGGTCGCCGAATGCCTCGGCCTCACCCTCCAGGACCCTGGCCACCAGAGCTGCATCGGTCGGATCGTCGTTGCCCATCGTCAGCAGAGTAGTGGCCGCGACGGGCGAATCGTCCAATTCTTGTCGATGATTTTCGGAGAGGAGTTCGTCGCGGCGATGAGACCCGGCGATGGCCTCCCGCTTCCCGTCGTCGCAGCTGCCAACTCAGAGCGGCGAAGAGAACGGCTCGGCGGTGACGGGTTCGGGGCGTGGTTTCGCTTCGATGGCTGCTTCAGAGGATGCAGGTGCGACGGCAGCGGCTGCGGGCTGGGTGGTTCGCTTCCTGGAGACGATCCGGCGCCGTTTGGGAGGGTCGAAGATGGTCCAGATCAAGGTGCGGGACTTCAGGTCGTCAATGTAGGCGGTCGACAGGACCTTGACCTTCTCTTCGAAGACCGTGCGATGGATGGACTTGTAGACCTCGGAGAAGGGCCGGGGGCCGGCCGCGCGGCGACTCTCGACCCGGACGATGTGCAGCGAGTCGGGTGCTTCCAGGATGGGGCTGATCTGGTTCAGGGGGAGCCGTTCGAGGGCATCGTTGACCGGCCCGATCAGGTATCCACCGGGGGAGGTCTCCCAGAGGCCTCCCTTGGAGGCGGTCACCCCCTGGCTCTCTGCGGTGGCAAGCTTGGCGAAGTCTTCCCCCTTCGTCAGGCGGTCGAGGAGCGCCTCGGCCTTGGCCTTCGCCGTGGCCCGATCGGGGAACTTGGTCGTGTCGACGACGACCTCGCGCCAGGTAATCAACGCCGGCTGTTCATAGCTTGCCAGGTGTGCGTTGTAGTAGGCCTGCATCTCGGGCAGGTCGACCTTCATCT
It encodes:
- a CDS encoding EscU/YscU/HrcU family type III secretion system export apparatus switch protein, encoding MSEDAEDRTLAPSKRRLLMAREHGQVPHSPELTAAAGLLAGVALLGIWGDALANGLVALISLPLSGSIGPEIDPSSLVDSLREPLLSSMLPLLGIVGGAWLAAILAHQTQVMGLFAPQLLVPDIARLSGHGESLVSRGSRGLWGLARATLIVLAAAWLICWRLPAWQSLADLGIGGVAIASARAARELVGALALATTALGLVDLAMRHRQFTTRLMSTPEESRQEAKASDGDPALRTRRRKQAEAWRKEPTDALVGARLILTGPAGLTLVLSGGPPPKPILVRAVVRGPGGLRLRTQAEIERIPLLHNPAAARRFARRGGATPEALALLAAAWPRKPAESVVANGAEIAAN
- a CDS encoding flagellar biosynthetic protein FliR, producing MTQASWAQLTGLQAWWPVALVAARLFGLASVAPALGTPGLGARMRLILAGLLGLSLAPAVLRAGALSAEALPWPGLPAGVTSLLAEVVTGGALGLSAALIVAGARQAGEIVGFQAGLSPAALFDPEAGDWLTPLGHLYGAVAVATFLALDGPWVLVKSVIESYQVVPLGGLPLTEHLAAWAFARVGDALSLAIRAAAPPALAIALAGFAVGLLGRAAPSLQLVALALPVRFLVGLLTVGLGVATLAATFSNAWQDWAVAGLTE
- a CDS encoding flagellar biosynthetic protein FliQ, whose translation is MDSSLVVDWSAEALRMALLLGGPLLVVALVVGLLVGVAQTLTQMHEPVVAMVPRLVAVLLAAMVALPWLVSRWVSYTVELIGSIPDKL
- a CDS encoding flagellar type III secretion system pore protein FliP codes for the protein MSMNLLKNPSRSLVLALSVATLFAILGAGPEEQPPQVRLNRAPQSVKAKPVVTVPPAVTGVSSVQPAISPADPSIQQAQAPAASASTGSPAMQPTDWFKNLQGVPLFAAVSLAPAAVLMVTAFVRINIVLVLLRQALGSPQVPGNQVLSALALLLTALVMRPVATDVYDHAITPFAEHRLDATQAWEAGSAPIKAFMLRQIVRTGHQGYLEELHDLTAPPGPGRVEPDYVDEFPLIVVAPAYLLSELTTALWIGFAIYLPFLVVDLVVSAVLAAMGLFMLPPSLVSMPLKLILFVLADGWMLVAGMLLRGFS
- a CDS encoding flagellar biosynthetic protein FliO — translated: MHLRRPAGPPATPRAVAARLVLLTWLVCVGISTPAKAVEPPATLALPSTARDHEPAGRIPRTNKGARGSVAEPASSGFWWLGTAGVGLALAAFGWASLAARGYRPGGDPATLRVLGRTSLGSKQAVSLVQVGDRILIVGTGAQGAPSLLGEIDDADEIGRLAGVGRRPAVTPLLASTRAATLATRDARRGEGA
- a CDS encoding FliG C-terminal domain-containing protein; this encodes MSDLVEIEDLGSLDSGDLRAVLNQVTPGEVLEALIGAPAFVRKQILTKLPAAFAAQIERTMEDYGPVSLESVRLAQRAVVEALCRLSRFSQVAFDDPEDMADMVA
- a CDS encoding FliG C-terminal domain-containing protein, translated to MIRADARTPTNGQAVPDPHLHGVESADDGSSQIRKAAILVISLEQPLAQLLLAQLDRASVEAVTLEIARLDRIAPAEQQAVLEEFYGLGLRRLRFVFDDVVTMDDRDLCSAFHDEDAATWALALAGAARPAREKLLRALPAGSADALAFELARVGHFKLDDAEAAQSELADRLRQLHDLGLLTLPDPSGQEEILV
- a CDS encoding MFS transporter, whose protein sequence is MFALAVLFGMNLLNYVDRYVFFSVKELVARDLNLDDTRLGWLDVSFMIVYTLASPLVGWMGDRYHRRRLMAFGVALWSVATVGSSFATDFSHLFFWRSLLGIGEASYGILAPTLLADLFPPKWRGRAMGVYFMALPLGGAVGYGIGGWVGEHYGWRHAFWIVGLPGLAASLAALVIHDPGRGGSAGSDSSKKPGWPEYLSILKTRSFVYNTAGLAAVTFATGAFAAWGAVFYQRVRGMSPGETGIIGVLMGLGGAVGIGLGTWGADRLQRRMRRAYMIWGGAAVALALPLSIGAIMDPNRVASLSLLFLASVVMSSVLGPCNTVTANVVPADRRAAGYAISIFLMHLFGDISSPLMIGFLSDLFGKPSITGSGLGIWLTSVGAGAVPSPAGPTNLIVGMLTLVPMLALGSIFFSIGSRYLPADQERARLAGGDGAGPVFYH
- a CDS encoding sigma-70 family RNA polymerase sigma factor, whose protein sequence is MDDSPVAATTLLTMGNDDPTDAALVARVLEGEAEAFGDLYDRYARLVRAVLQGSARGDAAVQDLTQDCFLRAYRNLGRLRQPDRFGAWIVGIARQVARERRRASRRDRLRFPGSESPEAWSDPDQDGSLEVAEEHESVARGLACLPERERLAIHAFYLQEKDAGQAATLLRLSRSGFYALLSRAIARLAANVGRAEKEA